One part of the Vicia villosa cultivar HV-30 ecotype Madison, WI linkage group LG6, Vvil1.0, whole genome shotgun sequence genome encodes these proteins:
- the LOC131614225 gene encoding adenylate isopentenyltransferase 5, chloroplastic-like, with translation MALNFSTITQKKNVLFIIGATGTGKTKLSINIGIQIPSEIINSDKIQVYKGLDIVTNKVPESEQCSIPHHLLGIIDDPDYDFTVNEFCKKMVETLDAIVENGHLPIIVGGSNSYLQVLVDDPVYAFRSKYNCCFIWVDVALSTLFPYLDMRVNEMVKAGLVDEIRNSFEPGVDCTRGIRRAIGVPELQRYFEIENDEGIDEVHKEKILKEAITEMKENTCKLAENQLIKIDNMVNSLGWDMHKIDSTKVFEAVLKGEDYQHLYQEIVVKPSLEIVKRFLKEQLMKTHNAY, from the coding sequence ATGGCTTTAAATTTCTCAACAATAACACAGAAGAAAAATGTTTTGTTCATAATAGGTGCAACTGGAACCGGAAAAACTAAACTTTCTATTAACATAGGTATTCAAATCCCTTCTGAAATCATTAACTCCGACAAAATTCAAGTCTATAAGGGTCTTGACATTGTCACCAATAAGGTACCAGAATCTGAACAATGTTCGATTCCACATCACTTGTTAGGCATCATAGATGATCCTGATTATGATTTCACTGTGAATGAATTCTGCAAGAAAATGGTTGAAACTCTAGATGCCATTGTTGAAAATGGGCATCTACCTATTATTGTAGGTGGTTCAAATTCTTACCTACAAGTACTAGTAGATGACCCAGTCTATGCATTTCGTTCAAAATATAATTGTTGTTTCATTTGGGTGGATGTTGCTTTGTCTACTTTGTTTCCTTATTTAGACATGAGAGTTAATGAAATGGTTAAGGCAGGTCTTGTTGATGAAATTAGAAATTCTTTTGAACCTGGAGTAGATTGCACAAGGGGGATTAGAAGGGCAATTGGTGTTCCTGAGCTACAACGTTATTTTGAGATAGAAAATGATGAAGGTATTGATGAAGTTCATAAAGAAAAAATACTTAAGGAAGCTATTACAGAAATGAAAGAAAACACATGCAAATTGGCTGAAAATCAACTCATAAAGATTGATAATATGGTTAATAGCCTTGGGTGGGACATGCACAAAATTGATTCTACAAAGGTCTTTGAAGCTGTTTTAAAGGGAGAAGATTATCAACATTTGTATCAAGAAATTGTGGTTAAGCCAAGCCTTGAGATAGTTAAGAGATTTTTAAAGGAGCAACTCATGAAAACACATAATGCCTACTAG